The segment TTGTTTAATGTGCTGTATATGTAATACTTAACAATATTACTGACCTTAGGAATCATGCTTAGAAAATTACTGGAATAATCTTTTAAGATACTGATTTCTAAGGTCTTATTCAAATTTATTCACGCCTATTTTTCTGATTGTCAAATATTTACACTAGTTATTACCGAACTATTGTAACACAAAGACGCATAAAATGGTACCAAAGACTGTAATGATTTTTTTGGAGGGTTTAAAGGCAAATAATTCACGGGATTGGTTTAACGAGAATAAGGATAATTATTTGCAGGCTCTAAAAAGTTATGATAACATCCTCGAACAGCTAATTTCTTCAGTTGGTTTGTTCGATGATGAAGTTGTGGGGCTCAAACCCAAGGATGCAATTTTTCGGATTTATCGCGATGTTCGTTTTTCGCACGACAAGAGTCCCTACAAAACTCATTTTGGTGCTTATCTTGCACGGGGTGGACGAAAGAGTCCATCTGCAGGATACTATGTTCACCTAGAGGCGGATGGTTCGGTGCTCGCTGGTGGCATTTGGAGGCCAGAGTCTGAAAACTTAAAAAAAATCAGAAGGGCGATTGATCTCTATCACGAAGAGTTTTTGCAGATAGTCTCGGAGAAGATTTTTACGAAGTGGTTTGGTAAGTTGAGTAGTGATGATGCGCTGGTGAGAGTACCTGCGGGATTCAGCAATGATTCTCCTGTTGCAAACTATTTAAGAATGAAGAGTTTTACGGTTGGACATACCTTTACGAATAGGGATGTGTTAGAACCTAATTTTGAGGAACGCGTTGTTGAGGCCTGCCGAGCAATGTATCGATTCAATACGTTTTTACGAGAGGCCATTGATGAAAAATAGAAGAGGCTGTCCAGAAAGGACAGCCTCTTTTATTAGATTTCCACAGATAAATATAGGAATCGCTTTATGCTTTTCTTTGGGGTTTTTTCAAACTCTTCGGGATAGAGTTTGGTTTTTTGAATTTGCATGAAGGCCGGTAGTACGCTGTTCAGAATTTTTTTGTTCTCCTCCATGATAAGGGCTAGATCCTCGGCATTTAAACCCGCTTCATCGGCCGTTTCGTAATCGGGGTAAATGAGAGCCACAAGTCGGTTGTTTTTCTCAACGACCAGTGATTCTTGAATATAGGGCATGTTATTGAGTTTAGCCTCAATTTCTTCGGGATATATATTTTGCCCACTAGGGCCTAAAATCATACTCTTACTCCTACCCTTTATATAGATGTAGTTTTCGCTATCGATAAGTCCA is part of the Williamwhitmania taraxaci genome and harbors:
- a CDS encoding DUF2461 domain-containing protein, with translation MVPKTVMIFLEGLKANNSRDWFNENKDNYLQALKSYDNILEQLISSVGLFDDEVVGLKPKDAIFRIYRDVRFSHDKSPYKTHFGAYLARGGRKSPSAGYYVHLEADGSVLAGGIWRPESENLKKIRRAIDLYHEEFLQIVSEKIFTKWFGKLSSDDALVRVPAGFSNDSPVANYLRMKSFTVGHTFTNRDVLEPNFEERVVEACRAMYRFNTFLREAIDEK